GAGATGATGAACTGATACTGAGTGGAAATAAAGGCATGACGGGGGATTGGGCCACATGAAGCGGATCGCTTAGGAAATCATTAGTGTTTTCATTAGTGGTTTCATTTTGCTCAGTGCGATAGTTGTGTTGATAATGGTTGTGTGTTATTTGTACAGTAAAAGTCAGGACGGGTCAAGTTGAAGTTCAGGTGACTCAAATGAAGAAACACTTTCACATTATTATTTCACAGATTGGTATCATAAAAAAGATATTTGGGCTCTTTAATTGCTCATTTGACTGCTTGTCAAATCAGTAACACGCACTCCATCATCGCTGACATGCCTGTCCAGGTCAGACTGTACGCAGTCTGTAGCGGAAGCGTACGTCTGTGGAGGGCAGGAGGATGCCCAGTCCGGCTCTGCCACAGTCCACGGTGACTCTGGTCTGACCCTCCAccagctgcaggtcaaagtagagcagcagcagacacaggaACTGTTTGATCTCGTTCACAGCAAAGTATCGTCCGGGACACATGGAGGAGCCGGAGCCGAACGGCATGCGGTAATACCTCAGCCTCTGGCCGTCCTTGTAGAAGTCCGTCTTCTCTCTGCCGTCCTGGATGTAACGGTCGAACCGGAACGTCTGACAGTACggaaacaaacacagtgaaGTTCAAACAGCTCCACTGAACACCCAGCTGGACCCCCTGTGACTTGGTGTGATGCAGATCTGGTGTGTGAGAGGAAAACTGTTGCTACGTCAAACTAGTtctagagaagaagaagaagaagacgtgcAGAGAGCTAAACACAGTTCACAGAGAGGAAGTCTATGAACAGATGTTATCTGAGCAGTGGGACATTACTACATCCTGTGGAATGCAATGCAtgcatgtggaagtgtccttgggcgagatactgaacctcaaactgctcctgatgtgctggtctaTATGACAGCCGCcacatcagtgtatgaatgtatatatgaattactgtaagtctgctaaatgctgtaaatgtaaatgtagctgTGGAGGAGCTACAGGTGAGGaactttctttttgttaaataCTCAGGTATGTTATCAGTCATGAGAAGCAGCTAATCATCATTTAACAGATGAATCACCTGCTGCTTGAAGTCATACCTGCGGCTCGTCGTAGATGTCGGGGTCCATGTGCAAACTCTGAGGGTAGAGGACGATGATGTCTCCTTTCCTGACGGCCGCTGAGTGCTCGCCGTCCAGCCGCAGACTGAAGTCCTCCTGAGCAACACGGATGTTCATGGAGGCCGAGGACAGACGGAGGCTCTCGTTGATGGAGCTCTCTGTGGACAAAGATCAGTCAGTCAGACTAATTACGGTATAATGTCTGTGTGTTATGATGATGATTTACTGCAGGTGAGACTGAGGGACGGACGTACCCAGATACACCAACTTGTCCAGCTGTTCTCTGCTGAACATCACGTCTTGGTCGCTGCTGAACTCGACTCCGCTGAGCTTCAGGACATCGTGGATCTCCCGTCGGACGACCTCCAGCGCCTCAGGGTGACTCACCAGGTAATACATGGCCCAGAAGGAGGCGGGGACCGTGTTCCCCACTGATGCCCAGAGGATGGCGAAGTGATGAGCTGAAGTCAAAGACAGAGTCAGTCACACTGCTCAGACACGAGATACAGGATGACACAGCTCCAGGCCTGCACTGTCCacgaggagcagcaggaggtcagGACAGAGTAAAGAGACATTTGAAAAGGATTTAATGATTTCTCGTCTACCTGCTTTATCGACGTCTCTCAGCGTGTCGTACTGGTCCAAAAGCTCCAACCGTCTCCTGATGAAGTGTGACGTGTTCAACCAGCACGACATCCTGTGAGGCAGGAAGTAGTTGATCAGCTTTTCACGGATGGCCTTGGTCCGCCTCAGCAGCCAGATGGGGACCTCGGCGACGAGCAGCGGGAACATGGTGTCAAACCTGACAAAGTTCTCCCTCATCACCACCATCTCACTGTGGCGACTGGCGGACGACGGCCTGCCATAGAGGGTGAGGAAGGTGGCCTCGAACATGACCGAGTTACAGAATTCATACATGCTGCCGCTCCTCCACCCGCCCTCCTCGCCTGGCCGCTCGCTCAGGTGGTCCTGACGATACACCAGCATCAGGTTACCCATCATGCTCTCTGTCAGGGAGGTGAGGTTGTCTCCCTGGAGGAGATGGAAGGAGCGGATGATCTCATCGTGCAGGCCGGGTGACTTCCTGTTCATGACGGGAGGATAGCCGAAAACGATGGGCGCCACCTTGTCCGAGAACTGATGGAAGTCCAGCTGGCGGCCCTGTTTGATGATGCTTGGATACAATAAAGGATCCATAATGAAGGTCATGTATTTACCTGCAGGAAGAAGACACCTGAGTGAGGAGAACGTCAACAACCAGAATCATCATCAGAATAAATGTGAAGATGAGCCGGTTTGAAACAGACAGTTTGATGATGAGTATTTATCTGattcattcagtgtgtttgaaCTCGATCGCTCCAAACGTTTACACACAACTTTCAGACCTAAAGACTTTCCATGGATCTGTTCTTCGGGATCAGTGCGTTTGCTTGTGGatacaaagtaaaactgtgTAGAGGCTGTTCAGACCTACAATCACCTGCGTCTGAGTGACCTCAGTGACGTGATgtcacagactccatgtttctactcaaacacagaaagaagttcatgtagaacatttgctgaattcacaagaaggtccaaataatgcagaatgagtcagagacagagtttcacagagtttataaagtgtctccaactcaacaactcactaaactgacacatttgttaagggagtctggtgctgttACTGGTTCAATGTTTGatcagtgtgttcacaaacagctgctgctgacatcGACAGGTTAACAAACATGTGATCTACACCACATGAAGCTCCTGAGATCAGTTTGTGCTTTTATCCCACAGGtggaaacaacagaacaaacaggacTTTGTACCGAGGATGAAAAGTAGGAACTGATTTTTTATCACCAGCTATGTGAACGGTAAAGATGTCTCcaaacttcttcttctgctcttcaAGAAACCTGTAGGCATCTCTTCCAAACTCCAGAGCCTTCCCGAGGAAAGGAATCCAGCCGTTAATCAGCGGAGGCTCGTCGTCTctcctgcagacacagacaaacacatttcacactTCTCATCCATGAATGTCTGTTGATGCTTCACTTGGTCAGTGTAATTTCGTCCTGTGTTATTTCTGTCAACACAGTTAATGAATCACCGTGTGGACTCTGGACTTCAGTTCTGTGAGTCCAAACAAACTGGAACAAAGTGTTAGTCCTCCGACACGCCCACTCTAATCTGCTGCTGGCTGTCGTTCTGCCGTCAGAGACCGATCACACCTGTGCACCTGATCCACACAGACGATTTCAGTCTCTTCTCAGCGCCGccctgatgtttcctgtcttaTCTGTTATCTTTGTGATAAAACAGACTTTGTTGGTGTTGGACCATAAGAAACTTCATGTCTCTATTATCaccataatcatcaaaatattcttaaaagtaaaataaaaactaaaatgtctCTACATGACATTTAGttagaaaacaaatatttgtcaTGAAGCTGCTCCTACACAGATGAAGGATGAAtagtgatgatgacatcatctctCTGTGGTTTCTACACATGTGATTTGTCTTTGTGCAGCTGACACCCCCGGACTGTAAGTCACAGAGACGGGCGGTTCTTCAGTGATTCATGTGACAATGTTCTTAAATCTAAAATCTGTTCTTACTCTGATTAAGTGGGAGGAAGTGCTGGGACGACTTCTTGCCTCAAGAATGTAATCAAACATGGCGTCTGATGTGCCGACATCAGGTGAGCAGCGCTCTGGGCCAAAGTATTGTTTtctttgggttagggttaggcataACCAGGCTAGCCGTTTCCCCTTGttcccagtcttta
The sequence above is drawn from the Sparus aurata chromosome 21, fSpaAur1.1, whole genome shotgun sequence genome and encodes:
- the cyp7b1 gene encoding cytochrome P450 7B1 codes for the protein MIECLGPTHSDMSALLLLLLGLLPLIICVLRARKRRDDEPPLINGWIPFLGKALEFGRDAYRFLEEQKKKFGDIFTVHIAGKYMTFIMDPLLYPSIIKQGRQLDFHQFSDKVAPIVFGYPPVMNRKSPGLHDEIIRSFHLLQGDNLTSLTESMMGNLMLVYRQDHLSERPGEEGGWRSGSMYEFCNSVMFEATFLTLYGRPSSASRHSEMVVMRENFVRFDTMFPLLVAEVPIWLLRRTKAIREKLINYFLPHRMSCWLNTSHFIRRRLELLDQYDTLRDVDKAAHHFAILWASVGNTVPASFWAMYYLVSHPEALEVVRREIHDVLKLSGVEFSSDQDVMFSREQLDKLVYLESSINESLRLSSASMNIRVAQEDFSLRLDGEHSAAVRKGDIIVLYPQSLHMDPDIYDEPQTFRFDRYIQDGREKTDFYKDGQRLRYYRMPFGSGSSMCPGRYFAVNEIKQFLCLLLLYFDLQLVEGQTRVTVDCGRAGLGILLPSTDVRFRYRLRTV